In Syngnathus typhle isolate RoL2023-S1 ecotype Sweden linkage group LG13, RoL_Styp_1.0, whole genome shotgun sequence, the sequence CCACATTGACGTCATCCCAAACTATATGAGATCAAGTCGTGGAGTAAAAGCCCAATCATTTTCACCAGTCTGtcatgtggtgttttttttttttttccccgccatAGGATTGCGATGCATTGTGGGAAAATTTCCACAATAAAGTGGTGGACTCGACACTGCTGAGTCTGGACGCTTACTTGCTGCAGTTTCCTGACCTGAAGGTGATCGGCCTTCATACTTGTTAGCTTTTCGTGGCTTTCGAAGTAGCTGACGCGTTCCCGTCATCAGACTCGTGTGGCCAAAAGAAGCCGCAAACTCATCGACTACGACAGCGCTCGTCATCACCTTGAAACTCTGCAGATGGCCGGGATGAAAAACGACCGCAAGATGATGAAGGTCAGCAGTCAAGCCTGCCCACGTCTTTGTCGCTTGAATCTAACTAAGCTAGCTAACTCATCATTTGCCGTCTCCTGCCCTGACTTTTGCAGGCTGATGAGGAGTTGAGGAAGGCCCAGCGAGTGTTTGATGAGCTCAACACTGGTCTGCAGGATGAACTTCCAAGTCTTTGGGACAGGTAGGTTCCTGCCGTCATCTTATCACCAATTTTGGGAGGGGGTGGCTGTTTGTGTTTCTTTGAAAGGAGCCGCATCATCCTGTTCTCAGCTTTCCCGACTACTGTGGCCCGAGATATGGTTCCGTTTATCCTCTGGCACAGTGGCCATCTTGCTTTGGAACATTTTGGCGCTCTCCCAGTAGGTGTATTCATTGACCGCACCCAAAGTGAGCAAGAATCCTCCCAGATCAGGCCAATGGAGGAAAATAGCTTTTGCTGAGGAATTAGCATTGCTCCAAAAAGCTGATTTCCAGCACGACGGGTCTCCTTTAGCGAGCAATCCCCAAAAGCATGCTGTGAAAATAGACGGATCACCTTCAGGAAAGAAACTGAAGCATCATCGACAAACGGCATGTTAGTCGGGCGTATTGATGCAATTCAAATCGGGAGTCGTTGCCTTTCAGCCGCGTTGGATTCTACATCGGGACCTTCAAAAGCGTGACCAGTTTGGAGGCCAAATTTCACCGAGAAATTTCTCTGGTAGGACGAAGCCAcctaaaattgttcaaattccATTCTTGGCGCTTGGTGATCCCTTTGCTTGCTCCGCCGGCAGGTGTGCAGGCAGCTGTACGAAGTGATGACGCAACTTGCTGAGCAGCACGCTGACAAAATGTTCACCATCCAGGGAGCACCCAGGTGGGTGGAGTTGACTCATGGCTCAGTGGCCATGTTTGAAAAGCTCAAGACATTTCCATTTGGCTCCTCTAGCGATTCGGGGCCGCTGCGGCTGGCCCGGACGCCGTCGCCGCCCGAAGACCAAAGTCCGCCCGAGAGTCCGGAAGCCCGTTTCGATCACACGCTCCGCCCGGTTTCTCCTGGGCCGCCACGGCCCAAATCTCCCATGCAGGTGAGTCTGCGTGGACCGAGCGGAAGGGGAAGCCGGCCTTTCGCTTTCTCACAACTTTTCCAAGAAGTCGCAAACGTTTGCAATGCGCCCAACGCCGAGAGTAAGTTGGAGGCGCGCGACCGCGAGCCGAGCGTTGAGCATGCTAGTGCCCGACGGGCTGGATTTGTTGCTTAATGTTCTGTGGCTGTTCTTCTTTGCTGCACGCGCATCTCTTGGATGGTGAGTCAACCTGGGACCTGCGTTTGTGCTTGTTTGTGTGGATAAGTAATCGTGTGGTGGCCTCAGCAACATGTTTGTCAAGGGCATTTGGACAAACATGTTATGTTTGGCAATGTGATACAATTCTGGGGAggggtggggtgtgtgtgtgctgttggTGAGAGTGGCCGGGGGTGTAGATGAGAGCGCTGGAGTGGCCGGGGGCGCTGTTAGTAGGAGCGCTGGTGTGGGCGATGGCAGTCGAACAAAATCCCGGACAATTTTGAAATTCCGCCCGGATATTTTTTTCGGTCTCTACAAAGACCATCTCGTCCACGCCCCTCGGCTACTGCTTGGCTCTTTGCAGTGTCCCATCTGTTTTCTGTCAAGCCAACCAGCTGTAAGCTGGCGTCCTAGGCTCGCTCGCGTAGGCGCGCCGCACACCGGCTCGTAGTTGTGCCTCCACTCCAAATTTGAACGGCGTTCTGATGTCGCTGTTGTAACGGCCGCGCATTTGCTTTGGCAACAAATATCCCGGGAACAAAGTGAAATCTGTCCGGCTGTCGCCACCAACTCGGCCTCGTGTGTGAGCATATGTTGTCCTTAACAGTCAGACTTGCCTGCATTTATAATTTGTGACTTAAAAGCAAAATGCAGGGAGCCGTTACCGCCGCCGCCGAAGGGGCCCGGTGTCTCCTCGTGCGTGTGCGGCTGTCACTTATTGTCTTTTTTGGGGGCGGGAATGTCCAGTACCTCTTGCAGTCCTTGGATGGAGCGTGGCATCTTAGGTTATTGCAGAAAGCAACATTTGGGGTTGGGGGGGTGTTTTTCAGCACGTTGTTTCCTTTAGTTGGGTTAGAGGGAAAACATCTGAAGTAGTTGAGTTTCTCGCTCGTGAAGGGGCTGCTAAAGGATGTTTGTTGAATGATGGCAATTTTGCTGTTGGGCAGATGAAAAAGGGCCCGCCGGTGCCTCCACCCCCAAAAGCCACGCCTTCCAAGGAGGTAGCGGAGGAGCATATCATCGACCTGTTTGGAGGAGAGTTTTTACCGACGCCCTCACCATCTCAGGTCTGAGCATTACGCTGCACTATACTGCGCTATGCTACGCTGCGCTACACGTTGCCCCTTTAACCGCCTTGTGCGTCCACAGCCCAACGAAAGGCCGGGAGAATCGCTCCTCGATCTCGATTTCGACGCCTTCCAGACGGATGACAGTGTGTCGCCAATACCGCAGGTTGTTGACACAAAAACAAGGCGCTGAGCcatagtggggggaaaaaaaaatcaccctttTTATAGCACAATAATGATATGGCACAGTGTATTTTTTCTCCCGTTATGTAAGACGTTAAATAATCATATGAGAAGAGCATCCGGTAGTGCTGCTTTGTAAAATGTCCACGCAAGTGTAAACTTGATGCTTCCCTTTCTCCCAACAAGACGGCGGCGCCTTGGGATACGTGGTCGGTGAGTACCTTTGCCGTCGCCACGCTCGATTGGTCGGTGACAccatttcatacatcaactctCTCCTTCTAGGCTCAGCCAGCCCAACCTGTGAGTACGTCTTCATTGAGCGCCAACTGCTTTGTTGCGGGTATTCCAGACAAGACCAAGACTGAAACTAGAGAACCCGAACGTCCGGCAGCACTGTCTTTGCCTGGCTTTGTGCGACTAACATTTCATTCCTTGCTTTTGCTCAGGCCTCAGAAAGCGGCTTTGTGGCTAACTGGTTAGCTGACTTTGGTTCAGCGGCCACCAACGGAGAGGCCTCCACAGGGGAGGCTGCCACAGGAGCTCCTGAAGGGGTAGAGGGAGAGGATGGGGGTGGCGATGGAGAGCCAGTCAccactcctccttctcctcctcctcctcctccttccaatGACAGCGAGGCAGCAGAGGATGAGGTTAGCGGCCGAGATGAACCGTCTCAAATACAGGCAGCGGGGCCGCAGGACACCTCCGCGAGTTGGGGCGGTGCTGAAGCGGACAAAGGTGGTAATGATTGGCAAGAAAGGACACGTGTCACGTGCGGAGATGCTACAAGTGATGCCTCATTAGGTGGGATGGACACGCAGGTGGGAGGCTCCTATCCTCTTGCAGAGGAACCGCTGGCCTTTGACCTGGATCCTTTTGCGGAGGCACAGGGAGAAGGCACGGCTCCCGACGATTCTCTTGTCGAAGCACGGGGAGGAGTTGACTTGGATGTGGCGCTTGTTCCTGAAGCGCAGGGAGGAGAAGGGGGATTAGGCGCAGATGGAGGAGCGCTCCATTCAGCTCTTTTTGCTGACATAGGGGGAGGGGGTGCATTTGATTCTGACCCTTTTGCTGAAACCCGCGGAGCGGGGGGATTTGATTCGGATCCTTTCGCTGGCATAGAGCGAGGAGACGGCACATTTGAGTCCGACCCTTTTGGCGAAACTGCAGGAGCGTTTGAGTCCGACCCTTTCGCCGAAACAGCAGGAGCGTTTGAGTCCGACCCTTTCGCCGAAACAGCAGGAGCGCTTGAGTCCGAAACAGCAGGAGCGTTTGAGTCCGACCCTTTCGCCGAAACAGCAGGAGCATTTGAGTCTGACCCTTTCGCCGAAACAGCAGGAGCGTTTGAGTCCGAAACAGCAGGAGCTTTTGAGTCCGACCCTTTTGCCCGAGCCCTCGGAGCAGGTGCCGTTCCTTCGGATCCTTTTGCCGAAACACAGGGCCCGGATTCATCCGATTGCACTCCGTTTGCCGTATCCTGGGCTAGAAACGATGCAGGTTGTTTGAAGTTAGAAGCCAATCTCGCGGCAGACTGTTCTCTGGCCTCCGGAGATGTCGGAAGCTGGGGGGATCCTTTTGCAAACAGTCTTTGTGCAGCGTCTGCAGATGCCGACGTGTCCTGGAAGCAAGCTGGCAAGAGCAGCTGCTCGGACCCTCCTAATGAACGCACGAGCTCAGCCACGGACGTCCAAGGCGTAAATGTTGCCAAAGTCCGCAAGGAAGCTGAAACTTCGGACATGTCCGAAGATGAGGCTGCAAACCTGAGATTTGGAAAATTGTACTACGGTGTAGCTAAAGAAAAGGAAGAGGTACTTTGCTAGCGCGCTACTTTGGCAGCCAGTAGACGTCAGTTGACATTCCAAAGTAGCCACTAACCCAAACCCAATCTTGCCTTCTCCTCTTAACACCTACCCGTGTCTGTCGTGTGATAGAATGTTGGCTCACAAGCATGTGATTGCCTCGAGCTCGCCAATTACAATGTTTGAGCAAAGCCCGTCCTGCCCAAGGCTCGTCGTCATTTAGGTAGCGAGCTCAGTTTAGCTATCTCACCTTAGCTATCTGGATCTTCTAAAATTCATCCTTTCCCTGCAGCGCCCTTCACCTGCACCCCTTCTTGACACACCTTTGCTTTTgactttattgtttttcttgaaTTACCGATTCTCGTCCCATTCTGCAGGATCCCACTGGTCCGTCATTCTTTGATGAATTTGATCAAATGGTGAGTAGCCATTTGATGATTTCCAGTCTTCCAATGCTTCTCAAACAGAATCAAGGATATGGCAATGTGTCTTGTGTGTTTTGAACAAGAACGAAGCTGATCCTGGACCAGCTGAGCCTTTGGAGATGCCCAATCCAGCTCCAGCTGCTGATCCTGGACCAGCTGAGCCTTTGGAGATGCCCAATCCAGCTCCAGCTGCTGATCCTGGACCAGCTGAGCCTTTGGAGATGCCCAATCCAGCTCCAGCTGCTGATCCTGGACCAGCTGAGCCTTTGGAGATGCCCAATCCAGCTCCAGCTAATGATGAAGAAGCACCTCCGGACTCCCTGGCTGGGGAAGAAGACCAAGCGCCGCCGGTGCCTGCTGCTGTTGAAGAAAAGAAACCGGAAACTTGCAACCCTCCTCAGGAGGAAAACTCTTCTGTGAGTTTCTATCTCAAATGTACTTTGACAATCTGAGGCCACCCCACTTGAGCGTCAAGTCTCCAATAATGTACAGAGCTCTCTTCCAGTGAGCATCTTTGTGTCAATGTATCGTCGCCTCCCTGTTGTTGCAACTGGATGAAAAGGGCACAATTTGCATTGCGTGCGCTCGGCAGGGAACCATGCCCATCCCATCTGTGGTGATTGAGCCCGCCTCCAGCAATGAAGGCGACGACGATCGCGACGCCGACATGATCTCGCCCTCCGCTCCTGGTGACAACTGCGTGGCGGCCGACACGGCTCCGCCCAAAGCCGCGGCCTCGTCGCCTGGGGGACTCCCCGCCGACTTCTTGTACAAGGTCAGACTAGTACCGATGCCTTTGCCGCATCAAAAAACAACGAACCGGGTGAAAATTGCAGGTTGAGACCATGCACGACTTTGAGGCGGCCAACAGCGATGAGCTGGACCTGAAACAGGGTGACGTGGTCTTGGTGGTTCCCACCGCTTCAGCCGAAGACCAGGTGAGTTGCCGGCCAGTCCACGCCACGGGTGTCTTTCTATTTGCTGAGTGAGGTCAAAACCGGGACGGACGGATGTCTTTCCGTGTTGCCGCTGCAGGAAGCCGGCTGGTTGACGGGATTCAAGCAAAGCGACTGGGTGATGATGGGAAGCGGAGCTCCAAAGGGTCTTTTCCCAGAAAACTTTACACAGCGTTTGGAGTGAGGAGCCTTCCAGTCCGCAGACCCGCAATGCCTTCCAAAGCATTGCAGGACTTTTGGGGGATTTTGTTATCTTTTCCCGGGGTCAACCCTGCGCTCTACCCGTGAGGAAACAAATCGTGAGTACGTCTTAGTGTGTGCATGTTCCATCTCAAAAGGCAGTAAAGCAAATTGTCACCCAAAGGTGTCTCATCGTGCGTGGTTAAGAATTCTCCTGAGTCACAAATTCAGTGATGTCGTTATTTCTGCTCATATTTACTTTGGTCATCAGTGTAGTGCAGCAACCAGATGTGACATTTCATGTAGTTCTTCCCTAAAATAGATTGCTCCTCTGCATCTTCTTACAGTGTTATTGTTCTTTGAACATGCTTGTGTAACAGAGCGAAAAGAAATTGTCCTGTCAAAGAATAAAAGTTCACCTGCGTTTCAGTGAGAAATCAAATGTGAAATCAGTATGAAGTTGAGGATAGCGGATGTGCAAATCATGTCACGGTGTCTAATTGTATTATCACAATAAAGATGTTTGATTGAAATTGTCAGAATGTTTTGCTTGTGTCCAATTGATTccatcaatgtaaaaaaaaaaaatgtaaaggaaactttcttttttttttggcaccaTTCTTCAGCATCtacaaaaaaatgcattctTTGTACACAGTTTTTCTTACAATGGGCACATTGGAGGTTTTGGTTTGTCTTGTGCAAGACTGCTTCCAGCTATGGCTGCATGCTGCCTCCTCCTGGTgctcatgttaaaaaaaaaaaagaaaagaaaaaaaaagacctgaatTGGTTGCTAGGAGAGACTAACAACAAACACCAGTCCTCCCAGTTTACAGCAAGCGGCTACTGGTAGCAACAGCAAGAAAAATACCAATTTTTAGATCACAAACTTGAGGTGACTCTGAATTGTTTGTATAATGTTGAGTGTTGCCATGGCAGTTTTACCAGAGGTGGGCTGGGAGGAGTGTTATGCTGTTCCGGGGGCCAATGCTGAAAACAAGGCTTTAATTGAAGAggtgagagattttttttttcccattatatATGACAATATTGTCATCTTGATTTGTCtagtaatgcaaaaaaaaaaagaaaaaaaatgcaaaatgatcTGTCAATCGATCAAGAAATGTTGACACTAATATGCACAATCATGGTAATTTTAATTTTCTAAGAGAAATTCATAATCACTAATAAAAATACCTTGCTAAGAATttttattgagaaaaaaaatgcaaatttcgCTTATCATTCATGTAATTTGATTCCATCTTCACAGATTATCAAGAAGAGGAAGGAACTTGTGCGACTGAGAAGCAAGCGAGAGAATCATAAAGATCAAAAACAATTGGCAACAGAATTCCTGAGACATGTTAAAGCAGAGCTGCAAAATATGGAGGTATCGTATTCTCCCCCACCCTCACCTCACACAATGCAGATAACGAATACCCAATTGTTCTCATGATTCCGATGAAGGCCCTGTGCCAGGCGAAAGACAGAGAAGCAGATTTGGAGACGCACCTCACTGCCATTGCACAGAGGGAAATTGGCCATCTGGCGCAAGAGAACGCTCAGATGGAAAATGACCTTCGATTTTTGAACGAGAGGAAAAACACGCTTGAGGTCGCTCAACGTCCAACCGACATCAAATATCAGGCAGGCGCTGCAACCTGACCACTGTTTTTCCGTTATCATCAGAGTCACATATTCAAGGCGAAACAGAGGCTCGAGCAGTTTCGCACCCGAATGAACTGGGACCATCAGGCCCTGGATTCTTTTTTGGAGGAGTCAGCACAAAAAGAAGACGACGTGATGGCCATCATGAAGTATTCACAGCAGGATGAACAGAAGATCAAGGTAATGAGAAGATCTTGTGTTTCAAGGCCTGTGTCATATTTATTGTCTATCCCACAGTCACTTACTTTGGCCATTGAGAGGACAAGGCAGGAGGCAAATAAAAAGCGCAAAGCACTCGACACGGAAATGACGGAAAATTTATCTGCACAGGTACAATACGGCAAAATCTCTGCTTGGTTCTTTTCTTTGTGGTggctgtgtgtgagtgtaaaACCAAGAAATGTGTCTGAATGAATTCCATATAggctaaaaatatttttacctcATCCATACTAAGAGATAATTCTTTGGAGCTTATGTGTGagttgaatatgatttgtggtGCCTATTAAATctatattataattatataaattatataattcTAAAAATATGATTATATAGTTACaccacataaataaaaaaacaaaccggATATAATTTTTGCCGAGAAAATAGATTCCGAATTAAGAATTTCCCCATCGTCCTGACAGGTTGCTTTAGACAAGACCAGCGAACATCTGCAGCATGCTCACCAGGAAACTGAGCAGATCATCCACCAGTGGGAAAACACTGTTCAACAGATGAAGCAAAGAGATGCTGAGATGCATCAGTCTGCTCTGGTAACCGACTGAATATTTTTACCGAACACGGTCAAGAATTTTCACACCGCTGCCTTAATTTGGGCCGGAAAATGTACATTCAAAGTTCGTACTTCATTCCAGAAACTTGCAGAGATCAACCAGAACATCAGGGAAAGGAATAGCTCCTGGACGGAAATGAAGGACTTGCACGACTCGCAGGTGAGCGACAACAAggaaaaagaaaggaaattgACTGCAGCCAATCGTCAGGCTGCAAAACTGCGGCAGGAACTGAGAGACCAGGAGAAGAATTACCTGGAGATGCAAAACGAGGTAAGCAGGATGAAATTGTCTGGTCAAGAGAAAGTTTTCATcaacaagttttttttgttgcttttagaCGTGGCTTTGGCCtgagcacaaaaacaacaaataacagaaaataaaaaatgcgaATACTGATTGTCTTTTCGACTGTTTGCAGCTCAGAGGCTGTAAAACCTCGCTGGATAAAACAGCATCCACTGTTGAATCGATGAAGTGCCACATCACCGAGCTCAAAGATCAAATCCAGAACAACAATGTCAAGTCAGTCAGACACTTTGTCATCGCTATAAACAATCTAAGCTTCAGGAAATATGTTTATTCATCTTTTGATTGCAGACTGAAGCAAACCTCGGCCCAAAATGGTGCCCTTGAGGAGAAGCTGAAAGCTGTGACTCAGAACGCGCTGAGTGAAAAGGAGAAAGCAGCCCAAATGGAACAGTTCCTCACAGATGAGGAGCAAGCCATCAAGGTGAGGACTCTTATGACTGACTTGCCAATATTATCGGCAAAATTATTTGCAGTTCAGTtcataattttgttttgtttgggacAAGGAGCTGGATTCCCAACTGCGTGACTGCAGGGAGGAGCTCTTCCGTTGCAAACAGCATGTTGACAACCTCAAGAGAATGGAGAAGGACTCTTTGGCACAAGAGTTGCGGAGCAAATCCACCATCACCGCTTTGGAACGAGAGCTCAGGAAACAGGAGAACCATTTGCTAAGACAGCAGATGATCTTGAATGAAAAGGTATGCTAGCTAAAAGAAGAATTCAAATGAGACTTGACTGGCTTCTTGATCACGcgtcttttttaaaaatatttttttataggaCTTCCAGATCATTTTTTTGGAGAAAAAGCTTGCTCGACTACAAGGTGTTCACGACTCTGATGAAAAGCAAGTGTTACAAATAAAGATCAGTGAACTTTCCAAAGCCCTCGATGAGATGATGAAGACATCCGGCAAGATTGTCAACGGAATCAAAGAGTCTGAAGTCAGCCCGTGCACAGAGGgaaaatttcaaaaagatttCTGTTTGTCATTGAATATTTTGAATGTTTTGTCTTTGACAGAGTGACGT encodes:
- the amph gene encoding amphiphysin isoform X1, producing MADIKTGIFAKNVQKRLNRAQEKVLQKLGKADETKDEQFEQVVINFRRQESEGSRLQREMKAYMAAIKGMQQASINLTQSLHEVYEPDWHGKDDVMTIGKDCDALWENFHNKVVDSTLLSLDAYLLQFPDLKTRVAKRSRKLIDYDSARHHLETLQMAGMKNDRKMMKADEELRKAQRVFDELNTGLQDELPSLWDSRVGFYIGTFKSVTSLEAKFHREISLVCRQLYEVMTQLAEQHADKMFTIQGAPSDSGPLRLARTPSPPEDQSPPESPEARFDHTLRPVSPGPPRPKSPMQMKKGPPVPPPPKATPSKEVAEEHIIDLFGGEFLPTPSPSQPNERPGESLLDLDFDAFQTDDSVSPIPQTAAPWDTWSAQPAQPASESGFVANWLADFGSAATNGEASTGEAATGAPEGVEGEDGGGDGEPVTTPPSPPPPPPSNDSEAAEDEVSGRDEPSQIQAAGPQDTSASWGGAEADKGGNDWQERTRVTCGDATSDASLGGMDTQVGGSYPLAEEPLAFDLDPFAEAQGEGTAPDDSLVEARGGVDLDVALVPEAQGGEGGLGADGGALHSALFADIGGGGAFDSDPFAETRGAGGFDSDPFAGIERGDGTFESDPFGETAGAFESDPFAETAGAFESDPFAETAGALESETAGAFESDPFAETAGAFESDPFAETAGAFESETAGAFESDPFARALGAGAVPSDPFAETQGPDSSDCTPFAVSWARNDAGCLKLEANLAADCSLASGDVGSWGDPFANSLCAASADADVSWKQAGKSSCSDPPNERTSSATDVQGVNVAKVRKEAETSDMSEDEAANLRFGKLYYGVAKEKEEVLC
- the amph gene encoding amphiphysin isoform X2, whose product is MADIKTGIFAKNVQKRLNRAQEKVLQKLGKADETKDEQFEQVVINFRRQESEGSRLQREMKAYMAAIKGMQQASINLTQSLHEVYEPDWHGKDDVMTIGKDCDALWENFHNKVVDSTLLSLDAYLLQFPDLKTRVAKRSRKLIDYDSARHHLETLQMAGMKNDRKMMKADEELRKAQRVFDELNTGLQDELPSLWDSRVGFYIGTFKSVTSLEAKFHREISLVCRQLYEVMTQLAEQHADKMFTIQGAPSDSGPLRLARTPSPPEDQSPPESPEARFDHTLRPVSPGPPRPKSPMQMKKGPPVPPPPKATPSKEVAEEHIIDLFGGEFLPTPSPSQPNERPGESLLDLDFDAFQTDDSVSPIPQTAAPWDTWSAQPAQPASESGFVANWLADFGSAATNGEASTGEAATGAPEGVEGEDGGGDGEPVTTPPSPPPPPPSNDSEAAEDEDPTGPSFFDEFDQMNEADPGPAEPLEMPNPAPAADPGPAEPLEMPNPAPAADPGPAEPLEMPNPAPAADPGPAEPLEMPNPAPANDEEAPPDSLAGEEDQAPPVPAAVEEKKPETCNPPQEENSSGTMPIPSVVIEPASSNEGDDDRDADMISPSAPGDNCVAADTAPPKAAASSPGGLPADFLYKVETMHDFEAANSDELDLKQGDVVLVVPTASAEDQEAGWLTGFKQSDWVMMGSGAPKGLFPENFTQRLE
- the ccdc39 gene encoding coiled-coil domain-containing protein 39 isoform X1, coding for MLSVAMAVLPEVGWEECYAVPGANAENKALIEEIIKKRKELVRLRSKRENHKDQKQLATEFLRHVKAELQNMEALCQAKDREADLETHLTAIAQREIGHLAQENAQMENDLRFLNERKNTLESHIFKAKQRLEQFRTRMNWDHQALDSFLEESAQKEDDVMAIMKYSQQDEQKIKSLTLAIERTRQEANKKRKALDTEMTENLSAQVALDKTSEHLQHAHQETEQIIHQWENTVQQMKQRDAEMHQSALKLAEINQNIRERNSSWTEMKDLHDSQVSDNKEKERKLTAANRQAAKLRQELRDQEKNYLEMQNELRGCKTSLDKTASTVESMKCHITELKDQIQNNNVKLKQTSAQNGALEEKLKAVTQNALSEKEKAAQMEQFLTDEEQAIKELDSQLRDCREELFRCKQHVDNLKRMEKDSLAQELRSKSTITALERELRKQENHLLRQQMILNEKDFQIIFLEKKLARLQGVHDSDEKQVLQIKISELSKALDEMMKTSGKIVNGIKESESDVRYLRKENDKSAAEKEELCRKVEELKLINNSIEKELKRLGLNKQEILVEQNIFKLEVTRKRDLLFSKANSVVSLEKRQLNMKKAIQERQEEIRVYNQMLSQELKITEQERQKISAELNGKYSKIDVMKKHFEVVTFSMATLGEHEEDAVTCQAHYIAKAALQRAELMEQVECLTVKIRKAEHENKALEKTTLLFNISNSAFHTSVNKAKESSPEFQEKIKMEEQLSLAEESLKYKRRQVRQLQQEQQELNDTLESLLQAKQVENQKIEHVQSLISKLNREVASQQEKIHRATKQCSKLTQKIRSSRNTKSETFEEKDIKLRQLKDLNKSINKMLNDTTKDKPDLRYVLEKYFLQTNLSFPSPPSTPSSHQSFKINSARSSASSRSDTHARKHCANHILFSNLQVFSILTQQTQHLCTPVSFIEDRVPKSGSNWALPACFI
- the ccdc39 gene encoding coiled-coil domain-containing protein 39 isoform X2 gives rise to the protein MLSVAMAVLPEVGWEECYAVPGANAENKALIEEIIKKRKELVRLRSKRENHKDQKQLATEFLRHVKAELQNMEALCQAKDREADLETHLTAIAQREIGHLAQENAQMENDLRFLNERKNTLESHIFKAKQRLEQFRTRMNWDHQALDSFLEESAQKEDDVMAIMKYSQQDEQKIKSLTLAIERTRQEANKKRKALDTEMTENLSAQVALDKTSEHLQHAHQETEQIIHQWENTVQQMKQRDAEMHQSALKLAEINQNIRERNSSWTEMKDLHDSQVSDNKEKERKLTAANRQAAKLRQELRDQEKNYLEMQNELRGCKTSLDKTASTVESMKCHITELKDQIQNNNVKLKQTSAQNGALEEKLKAVTQNALSEKEKAAQMEQFLTDEEQAIKELDSQLRDCREELFRCKQHVDNLKRMEKDSLAQELRSKSTITALERELRKQENHLLRQQMILNEKDFQIIFLEKKLARLQGVHDSDEKQVLQIKISELSKALDEMMKTSGKIVNGIKESESDVRYLRKENDKSAAEKEELCRKVEELKLINNSIEKELKRLGLNKQEILVEQNIFKLEVTRKRDLLFSKANSVVSLEKRQLNMKKAIQERQEEIRVYNQMLSQELKITEQERQKISAELNGKYSKIDVMKKHFEVVTFSMATLGEHEEDAVTCQAHYIAKAALQRAELMEQVECLTVKIRKAEHENKALEKTTLLFNISNSAFHTSVNKAKESSPEFQEKIKMEEQLSLAEESLKYKRRQVRQLQQEQQELNDTLESLLQAKQVENQKIEHVQSLISKLNREVASQQEKIHRATKQCSKLTQKIRSSRNTKSETFEEKDIKLRQLKDLNKSINKMLNDTTKDKPDLRYVLEKYFLQTNLSFPSPPSTPSSHQSFKINSARSSASSRSSASSLSRHSTSAPQSLLLKTVSLSLDLTGPSPPVSSSRSSSSASSKLKSP